A genomic region of Glycine max cultivar Williams 82 chromosome 15, Glycine_max_v4.0, whole genome shotgun sequence contains the following coding sequences:
- the LOC100780524 gene encoding CBL-interacting serine/threonine-protein kinase 1 isoform X2, which produces MVILNLGRNEGQGMRLGKYELGKTLGEGNFGKVKLARDTHSGKLFAVKILDKSKIIDLNNTDQIKREIFTLKLLKHPNVVRLYEVLASKTKIYMVLEYVNGGELFDKIASKGKLKEAVGRKIFQQLIDCVSFCHNKGVFHRDLKADGLLHTTCGSPNYVAPEILANKGYDGATSDIWSCGVILYVILTGYLPFDDRNLAVLYQKILKGEVQIPRWLSPGSQNIIKRMLDVNLKTRITMAMIKEDEWFKEGYSPANPEDEEESVYIDEDFSIHDVSLEADQGSPRSPTLINAFQLISMSSSLDLSGLFEQEDVSERKIRFTSIHSPKDLVERLEDIVTEMGFRVQKKNGMLKVVQEIKTQKCLGNLSVAAEVFEISPSLYVVELSKSCGDASVYRQLCKKLSNDLGVHKKE; this is translated from the exons ATGGTGATTTTAAACCTTGGGAGAAATGAGGGGCAGGGAATGCGGCTTGGGAAATACGAGTTGGGAAAGACACTTGGAGAAGGCAATTTTGGAAAAGTCAAGTTGGCAAGGGACACTCATTCTGGCAAACTTTTTGCTGTTAAGATCCTTGACAAGAGCAAGATCATTGACCTCAATAACACTGATCAG ATAAAGAGGGAAATATTCACCTTGAAGCTGCTGAAGCATCCGAACGTTGTTAGATTATACGAG GTCTTGGctagcaaaaccaaaatttatatGGTACTTGAGTATGTGAATGGAGGAGAGTTATTTGACAAAATT GCATCCAAAGGTAAACTAAAAGAAGCTGTAGGTAGGAAGATATTCCAACAGTTGATTGATTGTGTAAGCTTCTGCCACAATAAAGGTGTCTTCCACAGGGATCTCAAG GCAGATGGGTTGCTACATACAACATGTGGAAGTCCCAACTATGTTGCCCCTGAGATTCTTGCCAATAAAGGCTATGATGGTGCAACATCAGATATATGGTCATGTGGTGTTATCTTGTATGTAATTCTAACAGGATACCTTCCTTTTGATGACAGAAATCTCGCAGTTCTCTATCAAAAG ATtcttaaaggagaagttcagATACCAAGATGGCTATCACCTGGTTCTCAAAACATTATAAAGAGAATGCTTGATGTCAATCTTAAAACCCGGATAACAATGGCTATGATCAAAGAAGATGAATGGTTCAAGGAGGGTTATAGTCCTGCAAATCCAGAAGATGAGGAAGAGAGTGTGTATATTGATGAAGACTTTTCCATCCATGATGTG TCACTTGAAGCAGATCAAGGGAGTCCAAGATCACCAACACTAATCAATGCATTTCAGTTGATATCAATGTCTTCAAGTCTAGACCTCTCTGGTCTTTTTGAGCAAGAG GATGTTTCTGAGAGGAAAATAAGATTTACATCCATCCATTCACCAAAAGATTTAGTTGAGAGGCTTGAAGACATTGTAACTGAAATGGGATTCAGAGTCCAGAAGAAAAATGGGATG TTGAAAGTGGTGCAAGAGATCAAAACACAGAAATGTCTTGGTAACCTCTCAGTGGCAGCAGAG GTGTTTGAAATAAGTCCATCCCTATATGTAGTAGAGTTAAGTAAGTCATGTGGAGATGCTTCTGTATATAGACAG cTATGCAAGAAGCTATCTAATGATTTGGGTGTTCACAAAAAGGAATAG
- the LOC100780524 gene encoding CBL-interacting serine/threonine-protein kinase 1 isoform X1: MVILNLGRNEGQGMRLGKYELGKTLGEGNFGKVKLARDTHSGKLFAVKILDKSKIIDLNNTDQIKREIFTLKLLKHPNVVRLYEVLASKTKIYMVLEYVNGGELFDKIASKGKLKEAVGRKIFQQLIDCVSFCHNKGVFHRDLKLENVLVDAKGNIKITDFNLSALPQHFRADGLLHTTCGSPNYVAPEILANKGYDGATSDIWSCGVILYVILTGYLPFDDRNLAVLYQKILKGEVQIPRWLSPGSQNIIKRMLDVNLKTRITMAMIKEDEWFKEGYSPANPEDEEESVYIDEDFSIHDVSLEADQGSPRSPTLINAFQLISMSSSLDLSGLFEQEDVSERKIRFTSIHSPKDLVERLEDIVTEMGFRVQKKNGMLKVVQEIKTQKCLGNLSVAAEVFEISPSLYVVELSKSCGDASVYRQLCKKLSNDLGVHKKE, encoded by the exons ATGGTGATTTTAAACCTTGGGAGAAATGAGGGGCAGGGAATGCGGCTTGGGAAATACGAGTTGGGAAAGACACTTGGAGAAGGCAATTTTGGAAAAGTCAAGTTGGCAAGGGACACTCATTCTGGCAAACTTTTTGCTGTTAAGATCCTTGACAAGAGCAAGATCATTGACCTCAATAACACTGATCAG ATAAAGAGGGAAATATTCACCTTGAAGCTGCTGAAGCATCCGAACGTTGTTAGATTATACGAG GTCTTGGctagcaaaaccaaaatttatatGGTACTTGAGTATGTGAATGGAGGAGAGTTATTTGACAAAATT GCATCCAAAGGTAAACTAAAAGAAGCTGTAGGTAGGAAGATATTCCAACAGTTGATTGATTGTGTAAGCTTCTGCCACAATAAAGGTGTCTTCCACAGGGATCTCAAG CTGGAGAATGTACTTGTGGATGCCAAAGGGAACATAAAGATAACCGATTTTAACCTTAGTGCTTTACCCCAGCATTTTAGG GCAGATGGGTTGCTACATACAACATGTGGAAGTCCCAACTATGTTGCCCCTGAGATTCTTGCCAATAAAGGCTATGATGGTGCAACATCAGATATATGGTCATGTGGTGTTATCTTGTATGTAATTCTAACAGGATACCTTCCTTTTGATGACAGAAATCTCGCAGTTCTCTATCAAAAG ATtcttaaaggagaagttcagATACCAAGATGGCTATCACCTGGTTCTCAAAACATTATAAAGAGAATGCTTGATGTCAATCTTAAAACCCGGATAACAATGGCTATGATCAAAGAAGATGAATGGTTCAAGGAGGGTTATAGTCCTGCAAATCCAGAAGATGAGGAAGAGAGTGTGTATATTGATGAAGACTTTTCCATCCATGATGTG TCACTTGAAGCAGATCAAGGGAGTCCAAGATCACCAACACTAATCAATGCATTTCAGTTGATATCAATGTCTTCAAGTCTAGACCTCTCTGGTCTTTTTGAGCAAGAG GATGTTTCTGAGAGGAAAATAAGATTTACATCCATCCATTCACCAAAAGATTTAGTTGAGAGGCTTGAAGACATTGTAACTGAAATGGGATTCAGAGTCCAGAAGAAAAATGGGATG TTGAAAGTGGTGCAAGAGATCAAAACACAGAAATGTCTTGGTAACCTCTCAGTGGCAGCAGAG GTGTTTGAAATAAGTCCATCCCTATATGTAGTAGAGTTAAGTAAGTCATGTGGAGATGCTTCTGTATATAGACAG cTATGCAAGAAGCTATCTAATGATTTGGGTGTTCACAAAAAGGAATAG